A single Phragmites australis chromosome 4, lpPhrAust1.1, whole genome shotgun sequence DNA region contains:
- the LOC133916654 gene encoding DExH-box ATP-dependent RNA helicase DExH14 has protein sequence MLAPLPRLTSALRGHYDADQAYLLRKTVLQALILPRSHDEWELARKIVSGWDDASSEVRQAYKQFIGCVVELLNGEVASEELQQVAQAAYALFGGDDTEYDAAERALVKRNELECLVGYTVQDSVLKKLAQLAQKLGSLQQASAHEFVQRKAEDVDENDRSEFGADFDFKPPGRFIVDVSLDDGIPLESGGLGTEPFEKGQYDACGTSTARNSTAVRGSVSLRWLKDQCALITRSGGSMLSGDELAMALCRVLLSNKAGDEIAGELLDLVGDAAFEIVEDLLLHRKELVDAIQHGLMILKSERMSTSNQPKMPTYGTQVTVQTEYERQLDKIRRKEEKRGKRGADHGTNDIGVDNFSSLLLASERKQPLDDVIGTGEGADSFTVTSLPQGTTRKHMKGYEEVKIPPTPMASLKPNEKLIEIRELDEFAQAAFQGYKSLNRVQSRIFQATYYTNENILVCAPTGAGKTNIAMIAVLHEVKQHFRDGILHKNEFKIVYVAPMKALAAEVTTTFSRRLSPLNLVVRELTGDMQLTKNEIEETQMIVTTPEKWDVITRKSSDMSLSMLVKLIIIDEVHLLNDDRGSVIEALVARTLRQVESMQSMIRIVGLSATLPTYLEVAQFLRVNPETGLFFFDSSYRPVPLAQQYIGISERDYTKKNELFNTLCYEKVVESIKQGYQALVFVHTRKDTGKTARTLIDLAAKAGELELFSSADHPQFPLIKKDVSKAKSREVVEFFESGFGIHNAGMMRSDRSLMERLFADGLLKVLVCTATLAWGVNLPAHTVVIKGTQLYDAKAGGWRDLGMLDVMQIFGRAGRPQFDKSGEGIIITTHDKLAYYLRLLTSQLPIESQFLGSLKDNLNAEVALGTVTNVKEACAWLGYTYLFIRMKTNPLVYGITWEEVIGDPSMGAKQRAFIIDAARALDKAKMMRYDEKSGNFYCTELGRIASHFYLQYSSVETYNEMLRRHMSESEVITMVAHSSEFENIVVREEEQDELETLARKACPLEIKGGPTDKHGKISILIQVYISRAPIDSSSLHSDAQYISQSLARIMRALFEICLRRGWSEMSSLLLEYCKAVDRKIWPHLHPLRQFDRDLSPQILWKLEERNVDLDRLYEMEENEIGALIRFSQQGKLVKQYVGYFPYVNLSATVSPITRTVLKVDLRITPEFVWKDRYHGMSERWLIIVEDSENDTIYHSELFTLTKKMARGIPTKLSFNIPIFEPHPPQYYIRAISESWLHAESLFTVSFHNLTLPQTKITHTELLDLKPLPLSALGNKTYEDLYRFSHFNPIQTQAFHVLYHTDNNVLLGAPTGSGKTVSAELAMLHLFNTQPDMKVVYIAPLKAIVRERMNDWRQRLVTQLGKKMVEMTGDFTPDLMALLSADIIISTPEKWDGISRSWHSRSYVMKVGLMILDEIHLLGADRGPILEVIVSRMRYISSQTERSIRFVGLSTALANACDLADWLGVTDDGLFNFKPSVRPVPLEVHIQGYPGKFYCPRMNSMNKPAYAAICTHSPNKPVLIFVSSRRQTRLTALDLIQLAASDEKPRQFLNMVDNSLDMVLTQVSDTNLRHTLQFGIGLHHAGLNDRDRSLVEELFSNNKIQVLVCTSTLAWGVNLPAHLVIIKGTEYYDGKTKRYVDYDITDILQMMGRAGRPQYDQHGKAVILVHEPKKSFYKKFLYEPFPVESNLREHLHNHINAEIVSGTISNKEEAIIYLTWTYLFRRLVVNPAYYGLEDVETNTLNSYLSRLVETTFEDLEDSGCIRVDDHSVKYLILGKIASQYYLSYLTVSMFGSNIGPNTSLETFVHILSAAAEFDELPVRHNEDNLNRTLSGMVPYSVSQHHLDDPHVKANLLFQAHFSRAELPISDYVTDLKSVLDQSIRIIQAMIDICANSGWFSSALTCMHLLQMIIQGLWFERDSSLRMLPSMNDNLLDHLKGRGVSTVPALLDLSREELHILLQPFDASKLYKDLQHFPRVDVKVKLQTEEKMQSKPSTLNIRVQLKNSRRSTSRAFAPRFPKAKQEAWWLVLGNASNSELYGLKRISFADRVVNTRMELPQMFNIQETKLILVSDCYLGFDLEFSLEHLTKG, from the exons ATGCTCGCGCCGCTCCCGCGCCTGACGAGCGCGCTCCGCGGCCACTACGACGCCGACCAGGCCTACCTCCTCCGCAAGACCGTCCTCCAGGCCCTCATCCTCCCCAG GTCGCATGACGAGTGGGAGCTCGCGCGGAAGATCGTGTCTGGCTGGGACGACG CTTCCAGCGAAGTGCGCCAGGCGTATAAGCAGTTTATTGGGTGCGTGGTGGAGTTGTTGAATGGGGAGGTGGCCTCTGAAGAACTCCAGCAAGTTGCTCAGGCTGCGTATGCCCTGTTTGGTGGCGATGACACAGAATATGATGCCGCCGAAAGAGCCCTTGTGAAAAG GAATGAATTGGAATGCCTTGTGGGCTACACTGTACAAGATTCAGTTTTAAAGAAGCTAGCTCAGTTAGCTCAGAAGCTTGGTTCCCTTCAACAGGCAAGTGCCCATGAATTTGTCCAGAGAAAAGCGGAGGATGTAGATGAAAATGATAGAAGTGAATTTGGAGCAGACTTTGATTTCAAGCCACCTGGTCGTTTCATTGTTGATGTTTCTCTTGATGATGGCATACCCTTAGAAAGTGGTGGATTGGGCACTGAGCCATTTGAAAAAGGGCAGTATGATGCTTGCGGCACATCCACAGCTCGTAATTCAACTGCTGTTAGGGGTTCTGTGAGTTTGAGGTGGCTAAAAGATCAATGCGCTTTGATAACTAGAAGTGGTGGCTCAATGCTCTCAGGAGATGAACTTGCAATGGCTTTGTGCCGAGTGCTCCTATCAAATAAAGCAGGAGATGAG ATAGCTGGTGAACTGTTGGACCTGGTTGGCGATGCTGCCTTTGAAATAGTTGAGGATCTTCTTTTG CATAGGAAGGAGCTAGTAGATGCAATTCAACATGGATTGATGATATTGAAATCGGAGAGAATGTCCACAAGCAATCAACCAAAGATGCCAACTTATGGCACACAG GTAACTGTACAAACAGAATATGAGCGTCAGCTTGATAAGATTAGGAGGAAAGAGGAAAAACGTGGCAAACGTGGTGCAGACCATGGCACTAATGATATTGGCGTTGATAATTTCTCATCCCTCCTTCTGGCAAGTGAAAGAAAACAGCCATTGGATGATGTGATTGGGACTGGAGAAGGGGCAGATAGTTTTACAGTAACTTCTCTTCCTCAAGGAACCACAAGGAAACACATGAAGGGGTATGAAGAAGTGAAAATTCCACCTACTCCAATGGCATCACTGAAACCCAATGAGAAGCTG ATTGAAATAAGAGAGTTAGATGAGTTTGCCCAAGCTGCCTTCCAGGGATACAAGTCGCTCAATCGTGTGCAGAGTCGTATTTTCCAAGCTACTTACTACACCAATGAGAATATTCTA GTTTGTGCTCCAACAGGTGCTGGCAAAACAAATATTGCAATGATTGCAGTTCTACATGAG GTTAAACAGCACTTCAGGGATGGCATTTTGCATAAAAATGAGTTTAAGATAGTTTATGTTGCTCCAATGAAG GCCTTGGCTGCAGAGGTGACAACAACATTCAGTCGCCGATTATCTCCATTGAACCTGGTTGTTAGAGAACTTACAGGAGACATGCAGTTGACCAAAAACGAGATTGAAGAAACACAG ATGATAGTGACTACTCCTGAGAAGTGGGATGTCATTACACGCAAAAGCAGCGACATGTCACTGTCAATGCTGGTCAAGCTGATAATCATTGATGAAGTGCATCTGCTAAATGATGATAGAGGTTCAGTAATTGAGGCACTAGTAGCTCGTACTCTTCGCCAG GTTGAGTCTATGCAATCAATGATTCGCATTGTTGGCCTATCTGCTACCCTGCCTACTTACTTAGAG GTTGCACAATTTTTGCGGGTTAATCCGGAGActggccttttcttttttgactcAAGTTACCGTCCAGTTCCTCTTGCTCAGCAGTACATTGGGATCAGTGAAAGGGATTACACTAAGAAAAATGAACTATTCAATACTTTGTGCTATGAGAAG GTTGTGGAGTCCATTAAGCAAGGCTACCAAGCATTGGTTTTTGTTCATACTCGTAAGGATACTGGGAAAACTGCTAGAACCCTG ATTGACCTAGCTGCAAAAGCAGGGGAACTGGAACTATTTTCAAGTGCAGATCATCCCCAATTTCCATTAATCAAG AAAGATGTTAGTAAAGCAAAAAGTCGTGAAGTTGTAGAATTTTTTGAATCTGGATTTGGCATACATAATGCTGGAATGATGCGTTCTGACAGAAGTTTAATGGAGCGCTTGTTTGCTGACGGGCTTCTGAAA GTCCTTGTTTGTACAGCAACATTGGCTTGGGGAGTAAACTTACCGGCTCATACAGTTGTTATAAAG GGCACACAACTATATGATGCTAAAGCTGGCGGGTGGCGAGATCTGGGGATGCTTGATGTGATGCAG ATCTTCGGACGTGCTGGAAGGCCACAGTTTGATAAAAGTGGTGAAGGGATTATTATCACAACACATGACAAATTGGCTTATTACTTAAGATTATTGACAAGTCAGCTTCCAATAGAGAGCCAG TTCCTTGGATCTTTGAAAGATAATTTAAATGCTGAGGTTGCCTTGGGCACTGTGACAAATGTCAAGGAGGCCTGTGCCTGGCTTGGCTATACATACTTATTTATAAGGATGAAGACTAATCCTCTGGTGTATGGGATAACTTGGGAAGAG GTTATTGGAGATCCTTCTATGGGCGCCAAGCAAAGAGCATTCATTATTGATGCTGCACGTGCGCTAGACAAAGCTAAGATGATGCGCTATGACGAAAAGAGCGGCAACTTTTACTGCACAGAACTTGGTCGAATTGCAAGCCACTTTTACCTTCAGTACTCCAGTGTTGAGACTTACAATGAGATGCTTCGACGTCACATGAGTGAAAGTGAG GTGATTACTATGGTGGCCCATTCCTCTGAATTTGAAAATATTGTAGTAAGAGAAGAAGAACAGGATGAATTAGAAACCCTTGCCAGGAAAGCGTGCCCGTTGGAAATTAAGGGTGGGCCGACTGACAAACATGGGAAAATTTCGATTCTTATACAG GTTTATATTTCCCGTGCTCCAATCGATAGCTCCTCTTTACATTCTGATGCTCAATACATTAGTCAAAGTTTGGCTCGCATTATGAGGGCATTATTTGAGATTTGTCTGCGTCGAGGGTGGTCTGAGATGTCATCCTTATTATTAGAATATTGTAAGGCCGTGGACCGCAAAATATGGCCCCATCTCCATCCACTTAGGCAGTTTGATAGGGATCTTTCTCCTCAG ATATTGTGGAAACTTGAGGAAAGAAATGTTGATCTGGATCGTCTTTATGAGATGGAGGAAAATGAAATTGGAGCTCTGATCCGTTTTTCTCAACAGGGAAAG TTGGTTAAGCAATACGTTGGATACTTCCCATATGTCAACTTATCTGCTACTGTGAGCCCAATCACTAGGACAGTTCTTAAA GTGGACCTTCGTATAACTCCTGAATTTGTGTGGAAAGATCGTTATCATGGCATGTCAGAACGATGGTTGATTATCGTTGAG GATTCTGAAAATGATACCATTTATCATTCAGAGCTATTCACACTAACAAAGAAGATGGCGAGAGGAATCCCTACAAAGCTATCTTTTAATATACCAATATTTGAACCTCATCCACCACAGTACTATATACGAGCCATATCGGAGTCATGGTTACATGCTGAGTCACTCTTTACCGTTTCTTTTCATAATCTGACCTTGCCACAG ACAAAAATAACACACACTGAACTTTTGGACTTGAAGCCTCTTCCACTGAGTGCTCTTGGCAATAAAACGTATGAAGATCTGTACAGATTTTCTCATTTCAATCCAATACAAACTCAG gCTTTTCATGTTCTCTATCACACCGATAACAATGTACTCTTGGGAGCTCCAACAGGGAGTGGCAAGACAGTTTCTGCAGAACTAGCAATGCTTCATCTATTCAATACACAACCGGACATGAAG GTAGTTTACATTGCTCCTCTAAAAGCTATAGTGCGAGAAAGAATGAATGATTGGAGACAACGTCTTGTAACTCAACTTGGGAAGAAGATG GTTGAGATGACTGGTGACTTCACTCCAGATCTGATGGCCCTATTATCAGCTGACATCATAATTTCTACCCCTGAAAAATGGGATGGGATCAGTCGAAGTTGGCATAGTAGAAGTTATGTTATGAAG GTTGGGCTAATGATTTTGGATGAGATACATCTTCTGGGAGCTGACCGTGGGCCTATCCTTGAG GTCATTGTATCAAGAATGCGATACATATCATCACAAACAGAGCGTTCAATTCGGTTTGTTGGTTTATCAACAGCATTAGCAAATGCTTG TGATTTAGCTGATTGGTTGGGCGTTACGGATGATGGTCTATTCAATTTCAAGCCTAGTGTGAGGCCTGTACCTCTTGAAGTGCATATCCAG GGATATCCTGGGAAATTCTACTGTCCGAGAATGAATAGCATGAACAAACCAGCATATGCAGCCATATGCACTCATTCACCCAATAAACCAGTTCTCATTTTTGTGTCATCACGTCGACAAACAAGACTTACAGCTCTTGATCTCATTCAG CTTGCAGCATCAGATGAAAAACCAAGGCAGTTCCTGAACATGGTGGATAACTCCCTAGACATGGTTCTTACACAAGTTTCTGACACTAATTTGAGACATACTCTGCAATTTGGCATAGGTCTGCATCATGCAGGTTTAAATGATAGAGACAGATCCTTGGTTGAGGAACTCTTTTCAAACAACAAGATTCAG GTACTGGTGTGCACTAGCACATTGGCCTGGGGTGTCAACCTTCCAGCCCACCTGGTCATAATCAAG GGCACTGAGTACTATGATGGCAAAACAAAACGATACGTTGATTATGATATTACAGATATTCTCCAAATGATGGGTCGTGCAGGTCGACCACAATATGACCAGCATGGCAAAGCTGTTATTCTTGTTCATGAACCAAAAAAAAGCTTTTACAAAAAG TTCCTCTATGAACCATTTCCCGTGGAAAGTAATCTGAGGGAACACTTGCACAATCACATAAATGCAGAGATTGTTTCCGGAACCATCAGCAATAAGGAGGAGGCGATTATTTATCTCACTTGGACTTACCTATTTCGCAGACTG GTTGTTAATCCAGCTTACTATGGATTGGAGGATGTTGAAACGAACACCTTGAATTCTTATCTCTCGAG GTTAGTCGAAACTACATTTGAAGATCTTGAGGATAGTGGATGCATAAGAGTGGATGACCACTCTGTGAAGTACTTGATTTTGGGGAAAATAGCTTCACAGTATTACCTTAGTTACCTTACTGTTTCAATGTTTGGGTCAAATATTGGTCCCAACACATCATTGGAA ACCTTTGTGCACATACTGTCGGCTGCTGCTGAATTTGATGAGCTTCCTGTACGCCACAATGAG GATAACTTGAATCGAACACTCAGCGGAATGGTCCCATATTCAGTTAGTCAGCACCACCTTGATGATCCGCATGTTAAAGCCAACTTACTCTTTCAG GCGCATTTCTCCAGAGCAGAATTACCAATTAGCGACTATGTCACTGACTTGAAATCAGTTCTTGATCAGAGCATACGAATTATACAGGCCATGATTGATATATGTGCCAATAGTGGATGGTTTTCAAGTGCATTGACATGCATGCATCTCTTGCAAATGATCATACAG GGCCTCTGGTTTGAGAGGGACTCATCACTCCGGATGTTACCATCCATGAATGATAATCTTCTAGATCATCTCAAGGGTAGAGGAGTCTCAACAGTCCCAGCCTTGTTGGATCTTTCCCGTGAAGAATTGCACATCCTACTTCAACCATTCGATGCGTCAAAGTTGTATAAG GATCTGCAACATTTCCCTCGTGTTGATGTAAAAGTTAAGCTTCAGACTGAAGAGAAGATGCagtccaaaccttcaactttaAACATCAGGGTACAATTGAAAAATTCACGGCGTTCAACATCGAGAGCATTTGCCCCTAGATTCCCCAAG GCAAAACAAGAAGCTTGGTGGCTGGTCTTGGGGAATGCTTCAAATTCAGAGCTGTATGGTCTGAAAAGAATTAGTTTTGCAGATCGTGTGGTTAACACTCGCATGGAATTGCCACAGATGTTCAATATCCAG GAGACGAAGCTGATTTTGGTGTCGGATTGCTATCTAGGGTTTGACTTGGAGTTTTCTcttgagcatctcaccaaggGTTGA
- the LOC133916655 gene encoding uncharacterized protein LOC133916655 → MSQFHPTQHAGDNDFQMWQQQMMYKQLQEFQRQQQLQQPDHGVRMQPTFGQFHTPAKPLPADQFSTMSNNEGTSSAWPHNFASGDPSLTSNSQMLNNGSTNWDQFVGAPGMGNFMNGSMLTNTQSQSMRPMGLATHQVDQSFFPMHATSSRGSGNQYSQFLGIPADSQSAMTRGGQDQSEKTSRPFNSSMNEHGLHLQGASSLMQNFRGKGGFLNNSPMQSQGDNIKAGSPVTMNHPQLGFQVQDFHGRPNQVDFQEGVQDKSSVQVGPASGRASLDPTEEKILFGNDEDSNWGALLRGENDHGNSLDNDNLGGAYSSLQSGSWSALMQEALQSTTSENSPKEEWSGLSFQKSEQIIANNLSLSGRDENKLATLSGTNLENARHSPASSYADGTMHNPNLASFQHAIRTSYERRDQMPHESPSATVNNHQSTSEVNNEYFQQGLKQNQSDGRQEQVHLANGLWAHQKFELLRNNSHSTGAHATPPSTHGFWMSQQNAADHSINRQSSNNQNNWKANNAPAQDINNTPNVFNSNENSWKSSGGNANSVQRLQQMKSDTGTAQMPNEKSDGKNMSMMGSSMPMLAQDNYQMITGGSGEQVGMNRNMGHRVQENSESPGKSADQRPGDCNQEYLNATLNERQVHLLNHGQHMTSDSAARRHSVFAGKESQNLGQSGQQAMGSYMLHNRAAGSSGMNIGHSPGNSVSNSLFPPQSHQMRNNLQHHFGTNTHVSSNIPSINEKMLMGQEQLQSRHGLPNSSSGLPFGGSDAGLSQNRAAVQNSQHMLQLLHKVDNSRNTNAAADMPSNSLSIVSAQQHLNHPSLQGFGLRLAPPSQRQSTSGHLWSSQTNVDGKQPDHSAQEDDRTHLASTIGQSLTSPHPNSQSSPFHTSETDSTGQPIGRFPQLSSGQQYPAAEARSSHVPMLQQPQQGSSATVFKNVWTNISAQRLAGIQANKITPNILQSMMFPNNAAASNLWTSQKTDDRGQKAATPPDVATSSANSQNQDTKQAVDSDAGLASSQKANFESTGTTVSGGNESLQKPSSDGNLANPVSSFAQLRQQGIMSAKQGENPEANFQAMNASHNTANSGGGIVLHGNPAPSNIQQQNYSLLHQMHAMSHTDIDPGNAVGKTIKSEIGSDASPIDWKAGQMFAHVANNSIKSSTGNIGSPGVPGPSPSDMKMLSFASRSEERNPSIPSQLPSGEHPSHGMVTAQNDHQNQVQPIGTSAALNSVERTEITRINPQMAPSWFGHYGNYRNGQNVAMLNAQKATTLPYNFPKASWNINNNSAEHRVESGQSVGPGQYLPSTKMEALVPSNVKATSMMRRPKKRKSTEYVLVSWHKIIESPQKLRNISTSEMDWAWAANRLIEKDEAETLDDAPLNYLPRKRLILTTQLIQQLLPAIPATVLRAQAVSAYESTAYTLSMLTLRDACNMASSSLYNSCSHVDDENNPSEQTTSAKKMENKLSKAVEVFVGRIRKMENDFISLNKRASMLDVQLECQDLERISIVNRLGRFHGRNHAAAVEGSSASEMIPRRIFPERHVMSFAVPGNLPEGAYCLSL, encoded by the exons ATGTCACAGTTTCACCCAACACAGCATGCGGGTGATAATGATTTTCAGATGTGGCAACAGCAAATGATGTACAAACAATTGCAGGAGTTTCAAAGACAGCAACAACTACAGCAGCCTGATCATGGAGTCAGGATGCAGCCCACTTTTGGACAGtttcatactcctgcaaaaccATTGCCTGCTGATCAATTCTCAACAATGTCAAACAATGAGGGCACAAGTTCTGCATGGCCACATAATTTTGCTAGTGGTGACCCAAGTTTGACGAGCAACTCTCAAATGTTGAATAACGGTAGCACAAATTGGGATCAGTTTGTTGGTGCTCCTGGTATGGGAAATTTCATGAATGGTTCAATGCTTACGAATACTCAGAGCCAATCCATGAGACCAATGGGGTTAGCTACCCACCAAGTAGACCAATCTTTTTTTCCAATGCATGCTACCAGCAGCAGAGGGTCTGGAAACCAGTATTCCCAGTTTTTAGGGATTCCTGCTGATTCCCAGAGTGCAATGACAAGGGGAGGTCAAGATCAGTCTGAAAAGACATCCAGACCATTCAACTCTTCAATGAATGAACATGGTCTTCATCTGCAAGGTGCCTCCAGTTTGATGCAGAATTTTCGTGGAAAAGGGGGTTTCTTAAATAATAGTCCGATGCAAAGTCAAGGTGATAATATCAAGGCAGGCAGCCCTGTTACGATGAATCATCCACAACTTGGTTTTCAAGTCCAAGATTTTCATGGTAGGCCAAACCAAGTTGATTTTCAAGAGGGCGTGCAAGATAAATCATCAGTGCAGGTAGGGCCAGCAAGTGGTAGGGCTAGCCTTGACCCTACCGAGGAGAAAATTTTATTTGGGAATGATGAGGATAGCAACTGGGGAGCCTTGTTAAGGGGTGAAAATGATCATGGTAATTCTTTGGACAATGATAATCTTGGTGGTGCTTACTCTTCTCTACAGAGTGGGAGCTGGAGTGCCCTTATGCAGGAAGCTCTGCAGTCTACAACTAGTGAAAATAGTCCCAAGGAAGAGTGGAGTGGCTTGAGTTTCCAAAAATCAGAGCAAATAATTGCTAATAATTTAAGTTTATCAGGTCGCGACGAGAATAAGCTTGCTACATTAAGTGGTACAAACCTAGAAAATGCACGTCATTCGCCAGCATCCAGCTATGCTGACGGAACAATGCATAACCCAAATCTTGCCAGTTTTCAGCATGCCATAAGAACTTCCTACGAGCGAAGGGACCAAATGCCTCACGAATCTCCTAGTGCTACTGTCAACAATCATCAGTCAACTTCAGAAGTCAACAATGAATACTTTCAACAGGGCTTAAAGCAAAATCAATCTGATGGGAGACAAGAACAGGTGCACTTAGCAAATGGATTGTGGGCACATCAGAAATTTGAACTGCTAAGAAATAACTCACACTCAACTGGTGCACATGCTACACCACCAAGTACACATGGATTTTGGATGTCACAACAAAATGCAGCTGATCACAGTATCAACAGACAGTCCAGTAATAACCAAAATAACTGGAAAGCCAACAATGCACCTGCACAAGACATAAATAATACCCCAAATGTCTTTAATAGCAATGAGAACTCTTGGAAGTCAAGTGGAGGTAATGCAAATTCAGTCCAGAGGCTTCAGCAAATGAAATCTGATACAGGCACTGCACAAATGCCAAATGAAAAGTCTGATGGTAAAAATATGAGCATGATGGGCTCAAGCATGCCAATGCTGGCTCAGGATAATTATCAGATGATCACTGGTGGGAGTGGTGAACAAGTGGGAATGAACCGTAATATGGGTCATAGGGTTCAAGAAAACTCTGAGTCACCAGGAAAAAGTGCAGACCAAAGACCAGGCGACTGCAACCAGGAATATCTAAATGCAACCCTAAACGAAAGACAAGTACACCTTTTAAACCATGGACAACATATGACAAGTGATTCTGCTGCCAGGAGGCATTCTGTCTTTGCTGGAAAGGAATCCCAGAATTTAGGCCAGTCTGGTCAGCAAGCAATGGGATCTTACATGTTGCATAATCGTGCTGCGGGGAGCTCAGGAATGAACATAGGGCATTCTCCTGGCAATTCAGTGTCCAATAGCCTGTTTCCACCTCAGTCACATCAGATGCGGAATAACCTGCAGCATCATTTTGGCACCAACACCCATGTTTCCAGTAATATACCTTCAATAAATGAG AAAATGCTGATGGGACAAGAGCAACTTCAATCTCGGCATGGTCTCCCTAACAGCTCAAGTGGATTACCTTTTGGAGGATCTGATGCTGGTCTGTCTCAGAATAGAGCAGCAGTTCAAAACAG TCAGCATATGCTTCAGCTTCTTCATAAGGTGGACAACTCAAGAAATACTAATGCTGCTGCTGACATGCCCAGCAATTCTCTCAGTATTGTTTCTGCCCAGCAACATCTTAACCATCCTTCTTTGCAAGGATTTGGATTGAGATTAGCGCCACCATCCCAACGGCAATCAACTTCGGGCCATTTATGGTCTAGTCAGACTAATGTTGATGGCAAGCAACCTGACCACTCAGCACAGGAGGATGACAGGACACATCTAGCTTCCACGATTGGCCAGTCTTTGACGTCTCCCCATCCAAACTCACAATCCTCACCATTTCACActtcagaaacagatagtactGGACAGCCAATTGGACGTTTCCCCCAGCTAAGTTCAGGCCAGCAATATCCTGCGGCAGAGGCAAGATCTAGTCATGTACCCATGCTGCAACAGCCTCAGCAAGGCAGCTCCGCAACGGTATTCAAGAATGTCTGGACAAACATATCAGCACAGCGTCTAGCTGGTATACAAGCTAACAAGATTACACCCAACATCCTCCAGTCTATGATGTTTCCAAATAATGCTGCAGCTTCCAACTTATGGACCTCTCAGAAGACAGATGATCGAGGGCAGAAAGCAGCAACTCCACCTGATGTAGCGACAAGCTCAGCGAACTCACAGAATCAAGATACAAAACAAGCTGTGGACAGTGATGCAGGGTTAGCCTCTTCTCAGAAGGCAAACTTTGAGTCGACAGGAACTACTGTATCCGGAGGGAATGAATCCTTGCAGAAGCCTTCTTCAGATGGGAATTTGGCCAACCCTGTTTCATCCTTTGCACAGTTGCGTCAGCAAGGTATCATGAGTGCTAAACAAGGGGAGAACCCAGAAGCTAACTTTCAGGCAATGAATGCTTCCCACAATACTGCTAATAGTGGCGGTGGCATTGTGTTACATGGAAACCCAGCACCCTCAAATATTCAGCAGCAAAATTACTCTCTTCTGCATCAAATGCACGCCATGAGTCATACAGATATTGATCCAGGCAATGCAGTTGGAAAGACGATAAAATCTGAGATTGGTTCTGATGCTTCACCGATTGACTGGAAGGCTGGTCAGATGTTTGCACATGTAGCCAATAACTCAATCAAGTCATCCACGGGTAACATTGGAAGCCCTGGTGTCCCAGGGCCATCCCCCTCAGACATGAAAATGCTGAGCTTTGCTTCAAGGAGTGAAGAGAGAAATCCTAGCATACCTTCTCAGCTTCCTTCTGGAGAGCATCCATCTCATGGTATGGTTACTGCACAGAATGATCATCAAAATCAAGTTCAGCCTATCGGCACAAGTGCAGCATTAAATTCTGTTGAAAGAACTGAGATAACAAGGATAAACCCTCAAATGGCACCTTCTTGGTTTGGACATTATGGAAACTACAGAAATGGTCAGAATGTTGCTATGCTCAACGCACAGAAAGCCACAACTTTGCCATACAATTTTCCCAAAGCTTCTTGGAACATCAACAATAACTCTGCTGAACATAGAGTTGAATCTGGCCAATCCGTTGGGCCTGGGCAATATCTCCCATCAACGAAAATGGAAGCTTTGGTTCCTTCGAATGTAAAAGCAACTTCCATGATGAGAAGGCCTAAGAAGCGTAAATCTACAGAGTATGTGCTTGTTTCTTGGCATAAAATAATTGAAAGCCCACAAAAGTTGAGAAACATCAG CACATCCGAGATGGACTGGGCTTGGGCAGCTAATAGATTAATCGAGAAG GACGAGGCAGAAACTCTAGATGATGCTCCTCTAAATTATTTACCGCGGAAAAGGTTGATTTTGACCACCCAGTTGATTCAGCAACTTCTCCCTGCTATACCAGCAACTGTTCTCAGAGCACAAGCTGTATCAGCTTATGAAAGCACAGCATATACTCTATCTATGTTGACACTAAGGGACGCATGCAACATGGCATCATCCTCATTGTATAACTCCTGCTCTCATGTGGATGATGAAAACAA CCCATCTGAACAAACAACAAGTGCCAAGAAAATGGAAAACAAATTGTCAAAGGCTGTGGAAGTCTTTGTTGGAAGAATCCGGAAAATGGAAAATGACTTTATAAG CTTGAACAAGAGGGCTTCGATGCTAGATGTGCAACTGGAGTGCCAAGATTTGGAGAGAATTTCTATTGTAAATCGTTTGGGAAGATTCCATGGCCGGAACCATGCAGCAGCAGTTGAGGGGTCATCAGCTTCAGAAATGATTCCTCGGAGAATTTTTCCTGAAAGACATGTCATGTCTTTTGCAGTGCCCGGAAATCTTCCTGAAGGGGCGTACTGTTTGTCGCTCTAG